In Archocentrus centrarchus isolate MPI-CPG fArcCen1 chromosome 16, fArcCen1, whole genome shotgun sequence, a single window of DNA contains:
- the elovl4a gene encoding elongation of very long chain fatty acids protein 4a, translating to MEIVTHLINDTIEFYKWTLTIADKRVEKWPLMDNPLPTLAISTSYLLFLWLGPKYMKNREPFQLRKTLIVYNFSMVFLNFFIFKELFMATRAARYSYICQPVDYSDDPNEVRVAGALWWYFISKGIEYLDTVFFILRKKFNQVTFLHVYHHCSMFTLWWIGIKWVAGGQSFFGAHMNAMIHVLMYLYYGLASCGPKIQKYLWWKKYLTIIQMIQFHVTIGHTALSLYVNCDFPHWMHYSLICYAITFIVLFGNFYYQTYRRQQPARRDTSSSSKAGKALSNGTLNGLSKAANGAMLMGSKEEKPQENSGRRKRKGRAKRD from the exons ATGGAGATTGTCACACATTTAATTAACGACACCATAGAATTCTACAAATGGACCCTCACTATTGCAG ACAAGCGAGTGGAGAAATGGCCTCTGATGGACAACCCCCTACCCACGCTGGCCATCAGCACCTCCTACCTCCTCTTTCTCTGGCTTGGGCCCAAatacatgaagaacagagagccCTTCCAGCTCCGCAAAACCCTCATTGTCTACAACTTCAGCATGGTCTTCCTCAACTTCTTCATCTTCAAAGAG ctgtttatgGCGACGCGAGCAGCCAGATACAGTTACATTTGTCAACCGGTGGATTATTCAGATGATCCCAATGAAGTGAGG GTGGCGGGAGCTCTGTGGTGGTATTTTATCTCCAAGGGCATTGAATATCTGGACACTGTGTTTTTCATCCTGAGAAAAAAATTCAACCAGGTTACCTTCCTGCACGTCTACCACCATTGCAGCATGTTCACACTCTGGTGGATTGGCATCAAATGGGTGGCAGGAGGACAGT CCTTCTTTGGTGCACACATGAATGCGATGATCCATGTCTTGATGTACCTGTATTATGGCCTTGCCTCCTGTGGACCTAAAATCCAAAAGTACCTGTGGTGGAAGAAGTACTTGACGATAATCCAGATG ATTCAGTTCCACGTCACCATCGGCCACACGGCCTTGTCTCTCTATGTCAACTGCGACTTCCCCCACTGGATGCACTACTCCCTCATCTGCTACGCCATCACCTTCATCGTCCTGTTTGGCAACTTCTACTACCAAACCTACCGCCGCCAGCAGCCCGCCCGGCGTgacacctcctcttcctccaaagCAGGAAAGGCTCTTTCTAATGGCACCCTCAACGGGCTCAGCAAAGCTGCCAACGGAGCAATGCTGATGGggagcaaagaggagaaacccCAGGAGAACTCcgggaggagaaagaggaaaggacGAGCTAAAAGAGATTAA